In one Modestobacter sp. L9-4 genomic region, the following are encoded:
- a CDS encoding SDR family NAD(P)-dependent oxidoreductase produces the protein MTENTRPLEGKVALVTGASSGIGEATAVALAEAGAAVAIGARRRDRLDALATRLRDGGARVLQLDLDVTDEAQCTAAVARTREELGGLDVLVNNAGVMLLGVITGADPEDWRRMIDTNVMGVMYMTHAAIEGMVAQGSGDIVNMSSVAGRQARVGAGVYNASKWAVNAFSESLRQEVTERGVRIGLVEPGAVATELTDHITQADAKAGAQKMYTEMVPLQADDIARAVLYLVTQPPHVAVNEVLVRPTAQQR, from the coding sequence ATGACCGAGAACACCCGCCCGCTCGAGGGCAAGGTCGCGCTGGTGACCGGCGCGTCGTCGGGCATCGGTGAGGCGACCGCGGTCGCGCTGGCCGAGGCCGGTGCCGCGGTGGCCATCGGTGCGCGCCGCAGGGACCGGCTCGACGCCCTGGCCACCCGGCTGCGCGACGGCGGCGCCCGGGTGCTGCAGCTGGACCTCGACGTCACCGACGAGGCGCAGTGCACGGCGGCGGTGGCCCGCACCCGTGAGGAGCTCGGCGGTCTCGACGTCCTGGTCAACAACGCCGGCGTCATGCTGCTGGGCGTCATCACCGGCGCCGACCCGGAGGACTGGCGCCGCATGATCGACACCAACGTCATGGGCGTGATGTACATGACCCACGCCGCGATCGAGGGCATGGTCGCGCAGGGCTCCGGCGACATCGTGAACATGTCCAGCGTCGCCGGGCGCCAGGCCCGGGTCGGTGCCGGTGTCTACAACGCCAGCAAGTGGGCGGTGAACGCCTTCAGCGAGTCGCTGCGCCAGGAGGTCACCGAGCGCGGCGTGCGGATCGGCCTGGTCGAGCCCGGCGCGGTCGCCACCGAGCTGACCGACCACATCACCCAGGCCGACGCGAAGGCCGGCGCGCAGAAGATGTACACCGAGATGGTGCCGCTGCAGGCCGACGACATCGCCCGCGCGGTGCTCTACCTGGTCACCCAGCCGCCGCACGTGGCGGTCAACGAGGTGCTGGTGCGCCCCACCGCCCAGCAGCGCTGA
- a CDS encoding SRPBCC family protein, whose amino-acid sequence MPPSLHLAVSIDRPAAEVYAYARDPAHLPEWAAGLAGGIACVDGEWVADSPMGRVVVRFAERNPFGVLDHDVTLPDGTTVTNPLRVLPDGAGCEVVFTLRRAPGTTDEAFAADAAAVTADLATLKRVVEAGR is encoded by the coding sequence ATGCCGCCCTCGCTGCACCTGGCCGTGTCGATCGACCGGCCCGCCGCCGAGGTCTACGCCTACGCCCGCGACCCCGCCCACCTGCCCGAGTGGGCCGCAGGACTGGCCGGCGGCATCGCCTGCGTGGACGGCGAGTGGGTGGCGGACTCACCCATGGGACGGGTCGTCGTCCGCTTCGCCGAGCGCAACCCGTTCGGCGTCCTCGACCACGACGTGACCCTGCCCGACGGCACCACGGTGACCAACCCGCTGCGGGTGCTGCCCGACGGCGCGGGTTGCGAGGTCGTGTTCACGCTGCGCCGCGCGCCGGGGACGACCGACGAGGCGTTCGCCGCCGACGCCGCCGCGGTCACCGCCGACCTCGCCACCCTCAAGCGGGTGGTCGAGGCCGGACGGTGA
- a CDS encoding TetR/AcrR family transcriptional regulator: MTETDRGDLRTRIVDGAAQLLREHGPAAVTTRGVAEAAGVQPPAIYRLFGDKDGLLDAVAEHVMTRYVTEKAALVESATAEDVDPVEDLRAGWDRQIEFGVGNPTLFRLLSDPDRVRPSPAAQQGREVLAARIRRVAAAGRLQVSEQRAVAVFQAAGIGAIHVLLATPPAQRDPGLADSMFQAVLREVLTDAPAAADAGPMAATVAFRAVAPQLHVLTPGEQHLLGELLDRAVDALAAAPDTVSG; encoded by the coding sequence GTGACCGAGACCGACCGGGGCGACCTGCGCACGCGCATCGTCGACGGCGCCGCCCAGCTGCTGCGCGAGCATGGCCCGGCGGCGGTGACCACCCGGGGCGTGGCCGAGGCGGCCGGCGTGCAGCCGCCGGCCATCTACCGCCTGTTCGGTGACAAGGACGGCCTGCTCGACGCCGTCGCCGAGCACGTGATGACCCGGTACGTGACCGAGAAGGCCGCCCTCGTGGAGTCCGCGACCGCCGAGGACGTCGACCCGGTCGAGGACCTGCGCGCCGGGTGGGACCGGCAGATCGAGTTCGGCGTGGGCAACCCGACGCTGTTCCGGCTGCTCAGCGACCCCGACCGGGTGCGCCCCTCCCCCGCCGCCCAGCAGGGCCGGGAGGTGCTCGCCGCCCGGATCAGGCGGGTCGCCGCGGCCGGCCGGCTGCAGGTGAGCGAGCAGCGCGCCGTCGCGGTGTTCCAGGCGGCCGGGATCGGCGCCATCCACGTCCTGCTGGCCACCCCGCCCGCCCAGCGCGACCCCGGACTGGCCGACAGCATGTTCCAGGCGGTGCTGCGCGAGGTGCTCACCGACGCCCCGGCCGCGGCCGACGCCGGCCCGATGGCCGCAACCGTCGCCTTCCGGGCGGTGGCGCCGCAGCTGCACGTGCTCACCCCCGGGGAGCAGCACCTGCTGGGCGAGCTGCTCGACCGCGCCGTCGACGCCCTCGCGGCCGCACCGGACACGGTCTCCGGCTGA